In one Chitinophaga sancti genomic region, the following are encoded:
- a CDS encoding DUF1896 domain-containing protein, protein MNTQQKDLSYFRLRLQELLNNSFPEKANDQKFIEQRSSWAANAYEGAFRSGNSIEQCNEIADYILFEGLHFSRFDMVFQVVCNEFDTIMADEELRPFAFKMFPVCEPVFAGYELTDDFAYGFEFDLLYTELTGTIAIWIAENGLQ, encoded by the coding sequence ATGAATACACAGCAAAAAGACCTCTCGTATTTCAGATTACGACTGCAAGAATTATTGAACAACAGCTTTCCCGAAAAGGCGAATGACCAGAAATTCATTGAGCAACGTTCCTCGTGGGCTGCCAATGCCTACGAAGGTGCTTTCCGTTCTGGAAACAGCATTGAGCAATGCAACGAAATAGCCGATTACATTCTTTTTGAGGGCTTGCACTTCTCCAGGTTCGACATGGTTTTCCAAGTCGTATGCAATGAGTTTGATACGATTATGGCAGATGAGGAACTGCGACCATTCGCCTTTAAAATGTTCCCTGTTTGCGAGCCTGTATTTGCAGGATATGAATTAACCGATGATTTCGCCTATGGGTTTGAGTTCGATTTACTCTATACCGAACTGACCGGAACCATCGCAATATGGATAGCCGAAAATGGGCTTCAGTAA
- a CDS encoding helix-turn-helix domain-containing protein yields the protein MDTDDIIQVKAYRPRIEHCLQFTPFDCEKVNYSDGKSISHKVALFGQQTVMSHRKVGKRFLNFQIVFQPGVLSSFLRISMDELSNIYIDAELFFGTHLHNVNEQLALCRNYQEMIGIVELFLTAQLRLRNTALHPVNRIAQYLLTNVSNRKIEWFASQANLSYRQFDRAFKNNTGITPKDFRKLIQLDYAYLQKNRFPDKDWLSIALDSGFYDYQHLSRNYQQFIGHSPTEFYKLEQQAPERRFGDFEQ from the coding sequence ATGGATACAGACGATATAATACAGGTAAAAGCCTATCGCCCAAGAATAGAACACTGTCTTCAGTTTACACCATTTGATTGCGAAAAAGTAAATTATTCGGACGGGAAAAGCATTTCTCATAAAGTAGCACTGTTTGGTCAGCAGACGGTAATGAGCCACAGAAAAGTAGGTAAGCGTTTTCTTAATTTTCAGATTGTATTTCAACCGGGCGTTCTGAGTTCGTTCTTGAGAATATCAATGGATGAACTATCTAATATTTATATAGATGCCGAACTGTTTTTCGGAACCCATTTACATAACGTAAATGAACAGCTTGCCCTGTGCAGGAATTACCAAGAGATGATTGGCATAGTTGAATTATTTTTGACTGCCCAGTTGAGGCTCCGCAATACAGCGCTACATCCAGTAAACCGTATCGCTCAATATCTGCTCACCAATGTAAGCAACCGTAAAATTGAATGGTTTGCTAGTCAGGCAAATTTAAGCTACCGGCAGTTTGACCGGGCTTTTAAAAATAATACAGGTATTACTCCCAAAGATTTTCGTAAACTCATACAACTTGATTATGCATACCTGCAAAAGAACCGCTTTCCTGATAAAGATTGGTTGAGCATTGCATTGGATAGTGGCTTTTATGACTATCAGCATCTTTCCCGTAATTACCAACAGTTCATTGGCCATTCCCCCACAGAATTTTATAAATTAGAACAGCAGGCACCGGAACGCCGTTTCGGAGATTTTGAGCAGTGA
- a CDS encoding DUF3347 domain-containing protein — protein MKSTAKLLMVIVVLLSSVNSFAQIKNAKTETIKIYGNCGMCKTTIEKAGNIKKVANVEWNKDTKMATLTYDIDKTSQDEILKRIALAGYDSEKFLAPDDVYAKLPGCCQYDRALKPVAKNKKADMDMGSGHGSHDHSKMASSEKAPAQSASQLTAVFDNYFSVKDALIKTDATNASDKAAALVKSVGIVDMSKLSAEEHTVWMKVMKNIAANAEGISKSKDISKQREAFATLSTNVYELARVSKQNASVYYQHCPMYNGGRGANWLSKENAVKNPYYGSQMLTCGSTVETLK, from the coding sequence ATGAAATCAACAGCAAAATTATTGATGGTAATCGTTGTGTTACTATCGTCCGTAAACAGCTTCGCACAAATCAAGAATGCGAAAACAGAAACTATAAAGATTTATGGTAACTGCGGTATGTGCAAAACCACTATCGAAAAAGCAGGAAACATAAAAAAAGTAGCCAACGTGGAATGGAACAAGGATACCAAAATGGCTACACTGACCTACGACATTGATAAAACCAGTCAAGACGAAATCCTCAAACGCATCGCTTTGGCAGGTTATGACAGTGAAAAATTCTTAGCACCGGATGACGTCTATGCTAAACTTCCGGGCTGTTGCCAATACGATAGGGCATTAAAGCCTGTTGCGAAAAACAAAAAGGCTGACATGGACATGGGTAGCGGACACGGCAGCCATGACCATAGTAAGATGGCTTCATCCGAAAAGGCTCCGGCACAAAGTGCATCGCAGCTAACAGCCGTATTTGATAATTACTTTTCCGTAAAGGATGCCCTGATAAAGACCGATGCTACTAATGCTTCTGACAAAGCTGCTGCATTGGTTAAATCTGTTGGCATAGTGGACATGAGCAAGCTATCCGCAGAAGAACATACCGTTTGGATGAAAGTAATGAAAAACATAGCAGCCAATGCAGAAGGCATTTCTAAATCAAAAGATATTTCCAAACAAAGAGAAGCCTTTGCCACGCTATCAACGAATGTTTATGAATTGGCAAGAGTGTCTAAACAGAATGCCTCCGTTTACTATCAGCATTGCCCAATGTACAATGGCGGCAGAGGAGCAAATTGGTTAAGCAAAGAAAATGCGGTTAAGAACCCGTATTACGGCTCACAGATGCTTACCTGTGGAAGTACAGTTGAAACATTAAAGTAA
- a CDS encoding heavy metal translocating P-type ATPase, translating to MVKYTCPMHPQVLKDEPGKCPLCGMALVSMGNPSTSHDHKAEHGHSEHTHHKHTEENFNKHAGHHTGDFLKRFWASLVITVPILLLSHMIQQWLGFSIAFMGDKYVLLVLGTAIYIYGGLPFLKGMAGEIKAKSIGMMTLVAIAISVAYIYSVAVVFGLQGMDFFWELATLIDIMLLGHWLEMRSQMAASRALQTLVALLPNDVTVERNGEAMKIKLQELQSGETVIIKPGEKIPADGLVAEGLSYINESMLTGESVPVKKEKDSKVIAGSINGDGALKVKVTAIGKDSYLNRVINLVQEAQATKSGTQNLADKVAKWLTFIAIAVGVGTFIYWFANSGDTAFALERMVTVMVTACPHALGVAIPLVVAISTTLSATNGLLIRNRNAFEITRNISTVIFDKTGTLTKGSHTVEKVIPLNSEYNADELIQYAAAVQQNSEHHIAKGIMATLKEKRLALWKSENFSYMQGIGVQGNVNGKSVIAAGKNYFSENHLSLPEIPKEINQDAETVNFLLIEDKVVGIITLADSIREGSEQAIDELKKMGIKSFLLTGDNERIAAAVADKLGMDGFLANVLPHNKQEKVKELQAKGETVAMTGDGVNDAPALAQADVGIAIGSGTDVAAETADIILVDSDPRDVVKLIGFAKRTYKKMVQNLIWAVGYNVVAIPLAAGILYPKFILSPAMGAVLMSVSTIVVAINASLLKINK from the coding sequence ATGGTAAAATATACGTGTCCCATGCACCCGCAGGTGCTAAAGGACGAGCCGGGCAAATGCCCGCTTTGCGGTATGGCATTGGTTTCAATGGGTAATCCGTCAACTTCTCACGACCATAAAGCAGAACATGGTCATTCAGAACATACCCATCATAAACATACTGAAGAGAACTTTAATAAACACGCAGGGCATCATACGGGTGATTTCCTGAAACGTTTTTGGGCAAGCCTCGTCATCACAGTTCCTATCCTGCTGCTTTCGCACATGATACAGCAATGGCTTGGTTTCAGCATTGCATTTATGGGCGATAAATACGTGTTGCTTGTATTGGGAACAGCTATCTATATCTATGGTGGCTTGCCATTCTTAAAAGGAATGGCAGGTGAAATAAAAGCCAAAAGCATAGGTATGATGACCCTCGTTGCCATAGCCATATCCGTTGCCTATATCTATTCGGTAGCTGTTGTTTTCGGTTTGCAGGGGATGGATTTCTTTTGGGAACTAGCAACCCTTATTGATATTATGCTATTGGGGCATTGGCTCGAAATGCGTTCCCAAATGGCGGCATCGAGGGCATTGCAGACATTGGTAGCGTTGCTCCCGAACGATGTCACTGTTGAGCGGAACGGTGAAGCCATGAAGATAAAGCTCCAAGAACTGCAAAGCGGTGAAACGGTTATCATAAAACCGGGTGAAAAAATTCCTGCTGATGGCTTGGTCGCAGAGGGGCTTTCCTATATTAACGAAAGTATGCTCACAGGCGAAAGCGTTCCCGTAAAAAAGGAAAAGGACAGTAAGGTTATCGCAGGGTCTATCAATGGAGATGGAGCATTGAAAGTTAAGGTAACAGCCATTGGGAAAGACAGCTACCTGAACAGGGTCATTAACCTGGTGCAAGAGGCACAGGCAACCAAATCGGGTACACAGAACCTTGCGGACAAGGTAGCAAAATGGCTGACCTTTATTGCCATTGCCGTAGGAGTAGGCACATTCATTTATTGGTTTGCAAATAGTGGCGATACCGCCTTTGCATTGGAAAGAATGGTAACGGTAATGGTAACAGCCTGTCCGCACGCTTTAGGTGTGGCTATACCGTTGGTAGTTGCTATTTCCACAACACTTTCGGCAACCAATGGTCTGTTGATACGCAACCGTAACGCATTTGAAATCACAAGGAACATATCAACCGTTATTTTTGACAAAACCGGAACACTCACCAAAGGTTCCCATACCGTAGAAAAGGTTATCCCGTTGAACAGTGAATACAATGCCGATGAGCTGATACAGTATGCCGCTGCCGTACAGCAAAATTCAGAACACCATATCGCAAAAGGCATTATGGCAACCTTAAAGGAAAAGCGCCTTGCCTTATGGAAATCGGAGAATTTTAGCTACATGCAGGGCATCGGTGTGCAAGGTAACGTCAACGGGAAAAGTGTCATAGCTGCCGGAAAAAACTACTTCAGCGAAAACCACCTTTCGTTACCGGAAATACCAAAGGAAATCAATCAGGATGCCGAAACGGTAAACTTTCTGTTAATTGAAGATAAAGTAGTCGGGATTATCACCTTGGCAGACAGCATCCGTGAGGGTTCGGAACAAGCAATTGACGAACTCAAAAAAATGGGTATCAAATCTTTTCTGCTCACAGGCGACAATGAGAGGATTGCAGCTGCAGTAGCCGACAAATTAGGAATGGACGGTTTTTTAGCAAATGTACTTCCGCACAACAAGCAGGAGAAAGTAAAGGAATTACAGGCAAAAGGTGAAACCGTGGCAATGACAGGCGACGGTGTAAATGATGCGCCTGCACTGGCACAGGCTGACGTGGGCATAGCCATAGGTTCCGGTACTGACGTGGCTGCCGAAACTGCGGATATCATATTGGTGGACAGCGACCCAAGAGATGTAGTAAAGCTGATTGGCTTTGCTAAACGTACCTACAAAAAAATGGTGCAAAACCTGATATGGGCAGTTGGTTACAACGTGGTTGCAATTCCGCTTGCGGCAGGCATACTCTATCCGAAATTTATTTTAAGCCCCGCAATGGGTGCTGTGCTGATGAGTGTAAGCACAATTGTAGTAGCTATCAATGCAAGTCTTCTAAAAATTAATAAATGA
- a CDS encoding multicopper oxidase family protein, whose protein sequence is MDIQNLFQKKLLPIVLLLLAAHISFAQKVVRYDLYVKDTIVNYAGKSKRAIALNGQIPMPTLTFTEGDTAEIVVHNRLKESTSLHWHGVFLPNKEDGVPWLTQKPIEAGATYTYRFPIIQNGTHWYHSHSGLQEQIGMYGSFIMKKRDDDKTLRKGIDDLPTVPIILSEWTNLNPNNINRMLHNANDWAAIKKNATQSYAEAIREGKFKTKLTNEWKRMLAMDVSDVYYDKILINGNHTTDLKTVDGKTLKAGDKVRLRISNGGASSYFWLRYAGGKMTIVASDGNDVEPVEVDRLIIAVSETYDVVVTIPDDGLSYEFLATTEDRTQSASYYIGNGIKQLISPLPRLKYFEGMKMMNDMMKMNGDLDDMGMKMSLNQMDMNVVMYPEITGEAEKKTRP, encoded by the coding sequence ATGGATATACAAAACCTTTTTCAAAAAAAGCTGCTGCCGATAGTTTTATTGCTTTTAGCAGCACATATTTCTTTTGCACAAAAAGTTGTCCGTTATGACTTGTATGTAAAAGACACTATCGTAAACTATGCAGGTAAATCAAAAAGGGCTATTGCCTTAAACGGTCAAATACCGATGCCAACGCTCACATTTACAGAGGGCGACACAGCCGAGATTGTGGTGCATAACCGGTTAAAGGAAAGTACATCACTGCATTGGCACGGCGTATTTTTACCCAACAAAGAAGATGGCGTACCCTGGCTTACCCAAAAGCCTATCGAAGCAGGGGCAACCTATACCTATCGTTTTCCAATTATACAAAACGGAACGCATTGGTATCATTCCCATTCTGGTTTGCAGGAGCAGATTGGGATGTACGGCAGTTTTATAATGAAAAAGCGGGATGATGATAAAACCCTTAGAAAGGGAATTGATGATTTGCCTACTGTACCCATCATTTTGAGTGAATGGACAAATCTCAATCCGAATAACATCAACCGGATGCTACATAATGCCAATGATTGGGCGGCGATTAAAAAGAATGCTACGCAATCTTACGCAGAGGCTATCCGTGAAGGAAAGTTTAAAACCAAATTAACCAATGAATGGAAACGGATGTTGGCAATGGACGTGAGCGACGTGTATTACGACAAAATCCTCATCAACGGAAACCATACTACCGACCTGAAAACAGTTGACGGTAAGACCCTAAAGGCAGGCGACAAGGTAAGGTTACGTATATCCAACGGCGGTGCATCATCTTACTTTTGGCTCCGGTACGCTGGCGGCAAAATGACCATAGTAGCAAGTGATGGTAATGACGTAGAGCCTGTTGAGGTGGACAGGCTCATCATTGCCGTATCGGAAACCTATGACGTGGTAGTTACCATTCCCGATGATGGGTTGTCCTATGAGTTCCTTGCAACAACCGAGGATAGGACACAATCAGCAAGCTATTACATTGGAAATGGTATCAAACAGCTTATTTCACCACTTCCGAGGCTCAAATATTTTGAGGGTATGAAAATGATGAACGACATGATGAAAATGAATGGCGACTTAGATGATATGGGTATGAAAATGAGCCTGAACCAAATGGACATGAACGTGGTCATGTACCCCGAAATAACTGGCGAAGCTGAAAAAAAAACCAGACCATAA